The genomic interval ATCTTGGCGCGGATATAGTCGCCCTTTTCCGCGGCCTTCGAAAGGAAGCCCGGCTTTGCCAATTCAGCCATCACAGCAAGAGACGCCGCGCAGGCAAGGGGATTTCCGCCGAAGGTCGACTGGTGGTCGCCGGCGACGAAAACATCCGCCGCCGCGCCTTTGGAGAGGCAGGCTCCCATAGGAACTCCCCCGGCGATTCCCTTGGCGAGGGTGACGACGTCGGGATCGAGGCCCAGCTGTTCGCAGGCGAGAAAGGTTCCCGTCCGCCCTACTCCGGTTTGCACTTCGTCGATCATGACGAGGGCTCCGGCCTTCTTCGCCGCAGCGCAGGCGGCCCGGGCCCATTCGCGGTCCACGAGGTTCACGCCGCCTTCGCCCTGTACGACTTCCATGAAGAAGGCGCACACGGTTCCGTCGAAGGCCGTTTCAAGGGCGGAAAAATCGTTCGCGTCGATATGCCGGAAGCCCGCGATGTACGGAGCGAAGGCTGGCGCATGGAATTTCTCCTGCCCGGTCGCTGCAAGGGTTGCGAGCGTTCTGCCGTGGAAGGACTTTTGCAGGGTAACGATGACGTGGCGGGTTCCCGCCTGTTTTCCCTCTTTCGCGTCGGACTGAGATCCGAACTTTCTGGCGAGCTTGATCGCCGCCTCGTTCGCCTCCGCTCCGGAATTGCCGAAAAACACCTTGTCCATCTTTGTGCGGGACAGGAGGGCCTCAGCGCAGGCTAGCCCCGTATCCGAATTATAGTAATTGGAAATATGAATCTGCTTCGCGGCCTGGTCGCAAACCGCCTTCACGAGGGCCGGATGATTGTGGCCCAGACAGTTCACCCCGATCCCCGAGACGAAATCTATATACTTCTTTCCCTGGTCGTCCGCGAGGATGCTTCCGTTTCCGGAAACGAACACTACCGGCAGACTTCCCAGATTGTTGATTATCTTTCCCGCCATTCAAGGCTCCTTTCCCTGTTCCAGGGATTATACGATCATAGTTCCTATGCCCCGGTCGGAGAACATCTCTATCAGCAAGGCGTGGGGAACCCGGCCGTCGATGATGTAGGTTCGGGGAACTCCGCCCTTGATAGCCTCAAGATTGCATTCGATCTTGGGAATCATTCCCTCGGAGATTACTCCTGTCGCTATCATCGAGGGTACCGCCACATGGTCGAGGCGGCTGATGAGGCTCGAAGGGTCGTTCACATCCCTGAGCAGACCGGGGACGTTGGTAAGCTG from Teretinema zuelzerae carries:
- a CDS encoding acetylornithine/succinylornithine family transaminase, encoding MAGKIINNLGSLPVVFVSGNGSILADDQGKKYIDFVSGIGVNCLGHNHPALVKAVCDQAAKQIHISNYYNSDTGLACAEALLSRTKMDKVFFGNSGAEANEAAIKLARKFGSQSDAKEGKQAGTRHVIVTLQKSFHGRTLATLAATGQEKFHAPAFAPYIAGFRHIDANDFSALETAFDGTVCAFFMEVVQGEGGVNLVDREWARAACAAAKKAGALVMIDEVQTGVGRTGTFLACEQLGLDPDVVTLAKGIAGGVPMGACLSKGAAADVFVAGDHQSTFGGNPLACAASLAVMAELAKPGFLSKAAEKGDYIRAKIAAWKLPCIREIRGRGLMVGVDIDSPASDIQKACLGFPGSGGRGLCISTAGVQTLRFLPPLVVTMEEIDEGLEILHSVLTGSNSNQ